One part of the Microtus ochrogaster isolate Prairie Vole_2 chromosome 18, MicOch1.0, whole genome shotgun sequence genome encodes these proteins:
- the LOC101993153 gene encoding serine protease inhibitor Kazal-type 6 has protein sequence MVNMNLSPALQFSKYGTVGKPPFTRSYFYTFRNYNVWNLCCFSGAFGQGEKINCGEFRNPNIFCTRESDPLCGSDGLTYGNKCAFCKALAKSSGKINLKHRGKC, from the exons ATGGTCAATATGAATCTATCTCCTGCCTTGCAATTTTCTAAATATGGAACAGTGGGCAAACCTCCCTTTACCAG ATCTTACTTTTACACATTCAGAAATTACAATGTTTGGAATTTATGCTGTTTTTCAGGAGCCTTTGGTCAAGGAGAAAAG ATTAATTGTGGTGAGTTCCGTAACCCCAATATCTTCTGTACTCGGGAATCCGACCCACTCTGTGGCTCTGATGGTCTCACATATGGAAATAAATGTGCCTTCTGCAAGGCATTGGC GAAAAGTTCTGGGAAGATCAACCTAAAGCATCGTGGGAAATGCTGA
- the LOC101989004 gene encoding serine protease inhibitor Kazal-type 12 — translation MDLIQAKEGKSVHSISVSVFSDPEVLSNMKPAGTILLLISLACLLLSADAVSQGGFQAFCRNYEKTLGTDAKSCPKIHKPVCGTDGKTYQNRCEFCRTAMERSFGKLGFKHEGKC, via the exons atggATTTAATCCAGGCCAAAGAGGGGAAG AGTGTACATTCCATCAGCGTTTCTGTCTTCTCAGACCCTGAAGTCCTCAGCAACATGAAGCCAGCAGGCACCATTCTGCTCCTGATCAGCCTGGCCTGTCTGCTCCTCTCTGCAG ATGCTGTGAGCCAAGGAGGTTTTCAG GCTTTTTGCAGAAACTATGAGAAGACACTGGGTACTGATGCAAAATCATGCCCCAAGATCCACAAACCAGTGTGTGGCACCGATGGAAAAACTTACCAAAACCGCTGTGAATTCTGCCGAACAGCCAT gGAAAGAAGTTTTGGAAAACTTGGTTTCAAACATGAAGGGAAATGCTGA
- the Marcol gene encoding MARCO-like protein — protein MVIKRLLVLEKNVGTVEWVSSTQISKPSTIKLEENQKPSLILETKNEANPGGGEKPDEQGGSLSPGKPGMLILQGQPGYSDQPGKPVSGDQQGRPEVLKNPGMASAWISQGKSGESNQKGTSRSSNKQKESGSRSPQGKPGSPNQKGKPVSPKNKDKPKSLSQKVKPTLPTNKGKPGSLESSSQQGKPGSSSQQWKPKPSNQQRKPRSLYKQEERKNEDNLAKDGTMRIKTESMVSKSPDGRERCDSVYKPVCGSDGKTYGNSCVFKEAKRCGYLRRPKEVVRSLKLELTSDCESLNVSTGKQILILYKTSKFS, from the exons ATGGTAATTAAGAGATTGTTAGTTTTGGAGAAGAACGTGGGCACAGTTGAATGGG TTTCTTCTACCCAGATTTCAAAACCGAGTACTATCAAGCTGGAAGAGAATCAAAAACCTTCACTTATTCTAGAGACAAAAAATGAAGCTaatcctgggggaggggagaaacctGATGAACAAGGAGGAAGTCTCTCACCAGGCAAACCAGGAATGCTCATTCTGCAAGGACAACCAGGGTATTCCGACCAACCAGGCAAACCAGTCAGCGGTGACCAGCAAGGGAGACCAGAAGTTCTTAAAAATCCTGGGATGGCCAGTGCTTGGATTTCGCAAGGGAAGTCAGGCGAATCAAATCAAAAAGGAACTTCACGTTCttctaacaaacaaaaagaatcaggATCACGTAGTCCACAAGGAAAACCAGGGTCTCCTAACCAAAAAGGGAAGCCAGTATCACCTAAGAACAAAGACAAGCCAAAGTCTCTTAGCCAAAAGGTGAAGCCAACACTACCTACCAATAAAGGCAAGCCTGGGAGTTTAGAATCCTCTAGCCAACAAgggaaacctgggtcctctagccAACAATGGAAGCCAAAACCTTCTAACCAACAAAGGAAACCAAGGTCTTTAtataaacaagaagaaagaaaaaatgaagataacTTAGCAAAGGATGGAACAATGAGGATTAAG ACTGAAAGCATGGTCAGCAAGAGCCCAGATGGTAGAGAAAGGTGCGACTCAGTTTACAAACCAGTCTGTGGTTCTGATGGAAAGACATATGGGAACTCCTGTGTATTTAAGGAAGCAAAGAG GTGTGGGTATctaaggaggccaaaagaggttgtcagatccctaaaactggagttaacAAGTGATTGTGAATCACTCAATGTCAGCACTGGGAAACAAATCCTGATCCTCTATAAGACAAGCAAGTTCTCTTAA